A single window of Nicotiana tomentosiformis chromosome 1, ASM39032v3, whole genome shotgun sequence DNA harbors:
- the LOC104109514 gene encoding uncharacterized protein codes for MASLRSTGYVDPGWEHGVAQDERKKKVRCNYCGKVVSGGIYRLKQHLARVSGEVTYCDKAPEDVCLKMRENLEGCRLSKKPRHVEYDEQAYLNFHASDDAEEEDHIGYRNKGKQLMNDKGLVINLTPLRSLGYVDPGWEHGVPQDERKKKVKCNYCEKIVSGGINRFKQHLARIPGEVAPCKSAPEEVYLRIKENMKWHRTGRRHRRPHTKELSSFYMNSDNEEEDEDQEEEALHHHMSNEKLLIGDKRLDRDCRRSFKGMSPGIGSESLLKRPKYETLGTKEPKSLFQASGKHVKVCSNKKSRKEVISSICKFFYHAGISPHAASSPYFQKMLELVGQYGEGLVGPSSRVLSGRFLQDEIVSIRNYLSEYKASWAVTGYSILADSWQDTQGRTLINVLVSCPHGMYFVCSVDATGVVEDATYIFKLLDRVVEDMGEENVVQVITQNTPNYQAAGKMLEEKRRNLFWTPCAAYCIDRILEDFVKIKWVRECMEKAQKITKFIYNSFWLLSLMKKEFTAGQELLKPSFTRYSSTFATVQSLLDHRNGLKRMFQSNKWLSSRYSKLEDGKEVEKIVLNATFWRKMQYVRKSVDPILEVLQKINSNESHSIPFIYNNVYQAKLAVKTNHNDDGGKYRNILDIIDSHWNSLSHHPLYLAAHFLNPSYRYRPDFVPHPEVVRGLNACIVRLEPDNARRISASMQISDFNSAKADFGTDLALSTRTELNPAAWWQQHGINCLELQRIAVRILSQTCSSFGCEHNWSLYDQIHSQRHNRVAQKRLNDVTYVHYNLRLRDRQIRKMSYDPIFLDSVLQENLLYDWIVESEKPVLQDDEEMLYSEMELGEYENDFMDHDGGNADLRKGSLEMVTLAGEAEPLEVNPDNTGTATDDDSDLNFLDNELSD; via the exons ATGGCATCACTTCGATCAACTGGCTATGTAGACCCTGGATGGGAGCATGGTGTTGCTCAGGATGAGAGGAAAAAGAAGGTTAGATGTAATTACTGTGGGAAAGTTGTAAGTGGTGGGATATACAGATTGAAACAACATTTAGCGCGAGTCTCTGGTGAGGTAACGTATTGTGACAAGGCTCCAGAGGATGTATgcctgaaaatgagagaaaatctAGAAGGGTGTCGATTAAGTAAGAAGCCAAGGCATGTTGAATATGATGAACAGGCATATTTAAATTTTCATGCCAGTGATGATGCCGAAGAGGAAGATCACATAGGGTATAGAAATAAAGGGAAGCAGTTGATGAATGACAAGGGATTGGTTATAAATTTGACTCCTCTTCGATCACTTGGGTATGTTGATCCTGGTTGGGAACATGGTGTCCCTCAGGATGAGAGGAAGAAAAAAGTAAAATGCAACTATTGTGAAAAAATAGTCAGTGGAGGTATCAATCGGTTTAAGCAACATCTAGCGAGAATACCAGGAGAAGTTGCACCCTGTAAGAGTGCTCCTGAGGAAGTATATCTTAGAATAAAAGAGAACATGAAGTGGCATCGTACAGGAAGGAGGCATAGACGCCCTCATACTAAAGAGTTATCATCCTTCTATATGAACTCAGATAATGAAGAGGAAGACGAAGACCAAGAAGAAGAGGCACTACACCACCATATGAGTAATGAAAAACTTTTGATTGGAGATAAAAGACTGGACAGAGACTGTAGGAGAAGTTTCAAAGGAATGTCTCCTGGTATTGGGTCTGAATCTTTGTTAAAAAGGCCAAAGTATGAGACATTGGGTACAAAAGAGCCGAAGTCTCTATTTCAAGCTTCTGGAAAACATGTGAAAGTATGTTCAAATAAAAAATCCCGCAAGGAAGTCATATCTTCGATTTGCAAGTTCTTCTATCACGCTGGAATTTCTCCACATGCAGCAAGCTCTCCTTATTTTCAGAAAATGCTGGAATTGGTTGGTCAATATGGAGAAGGTCTGGTAGGACCCTCTAGCCGAGTATTATCTGGACGGTTTCTACAAGATGAAATCGTATCCATCAGAAATTATCTTTCTGAGTACAAAGCTTCTTGGGCTGTGACAGGTTATTCTATTTTGGCTGACAGTTGGCAAGATACACAGGGTAGAACTTTAATCAATGTTCTGGTTTCTTGTCCCCATGGTATGTACTTCGTTTGCTCGGTTGATGCCACTGGTGTAGTTGAAGATGCAACATATATATTTAAGCTGCTAGACAGAGTGGTGGAAGACATGGGCGAGGAAAATGTCGTGCAG GTGATAACTCAGAACACACCGAATTATCAAGCTGCTGGAAAGATGCTTGAAGAGAAAAGAAGGAATTTATTTTGGACTCCTTGTGCTGCATATTGTATTGATCGCATCCTTGAAGACTTTGTGAAAATAAAATGGGTCAGAGAATGCATGGAAAAAGCCCAAAAAATCACCAAGTTCATTTACAATAGTTTCTGGTTGTTAAGTCTCATGAAAAAAGAATTTACAGCTGGACAGGAACTCTTGAAACCCTCTTTTACTCGATATTCTTCAACCTTCGCTACTGTTCAGAGCTTGTTGGACCACAGAAATGGTCTTAAGAGGATGTTCCAGTCAAATAAATGGCTTTCGTCCCGGTATTCAAAGCTGGAAGATGGTAAAGAGGTGGAGAAAATTGTACTAAATGCCACCTTCTGGAGGAAAATGCAGTATGTTAGGAAATCAGTGGACCCCATTTTAGAAGTGCTTCAAAAAATCAATAGCAACGAAAGCCATTCAATACCCTTCATTTACAACAATGTATACCAGGCAAAACTTGCTGTCAAAACCAATCATAATGACGACGGGGGCAAATATCGGAACATTTTGGATATCATAGACAGCCACTGGAATTCATTATCTCATCATCCTCTCTATCTAGCAGCACACTTTCTGAATCCATCATACCGGTATCGTCCTGATTTTGTTCCG CATCCAGAGGTTGTACGAGGACTGAATGCATGCATTGTGCGATTGGAGCCAGACAATGCAAGAAGAATTTCTGCATCCATGCAA ATATCAGATTTCAACTCTGCTAAAGCTGATTTTGGAACAGATTTGGCACTTAGCACCAGAACGGAGCTTAATCCTG CTGCTTGGTGGCAACAACATGGGATAAATTGTTTAGAGCTCCAACGTATAGCTGTACGAATACTTAGTCAGACTTGTTCATCTTTTGGGTGTGAGCATAATTGGAGTTTATATGATCAGATCCACAGTCAGAGGCACAACCGTGTAGCACAGAAAAGATTAAACGATGTCACATACGTCCACTATAACCTGAGACTTAGGGATCGTCAGATAAGGAAAATGTCCTATGATCCAATTTTCCTCGATAGTGTTCTGCAAGAAAATTTGCTGTATGATTGGATTGTAGAGTCAGAGAAACCAGTTTTGCAAGACGATGAG GAAATGCTTTATAGTGAAATGGAACTGGGTGAGTATGAGAATGATTTCATGGACCATGATGGTGGAAATGCAGACTTAAGGAAGGGATCATTGGAGATGGTAACTTTAGCTGGTGAAGCAGAACCCCTAGAAGTTAATCCTGACAATACTGGTACAGCTACAGATGATGATTCTGATCTCAATTTTCTTGATAATGAGTTGAGTGATTAG
- the LOC138909938 gene encoding uncharacterized protein — protein sequence MYRVLRVMHASVTEAVKLASFRLRDVVILWYGAWERSGGPDAPPAKWEDFSEAFLAHYLPREVREVRLDQFLSLKQGDMSVRDYSHKFNSLARYAPDIVRTMRARVHHYVDGLGDHLIRDCRVASLSDDVDISRIQAFAQTTEDFSRWIHDTRRDREQSKRARTMGYYREPRVDFRPPLHRYPPRSTGSFPPQLQGQWFDRYIQSGPGQSSGQPEGCRQERSAQMRQLTPPCTQCGKLHTGQCR from the coding sequence ATGTATAGAGTATTGAGGGTGATGCATGCCTCCGTCACCGAGGCTGTGAAGTTGGCTTCTTTTCGACTACGTGATGTAGTCATCCTATGGTATGGGGCATGGGAGAGATCTGGAGGACCTGATGCTCCGCCAGCAAAGTGGGAGGACTTCTCTGAGGCTTTTTTAGCCCATTATTTGCCACGGGAGGTTCGGGAGGTCCGTCTTGACCAGTTTCTTAGCCTAAAGCAAGGGGATATGAGTGTGAGGGATTATAGCCATAAGTTTAATTCTTTGGCAAGGTATGCACCAGATATAGTACGTACCATGAGGGCTAGAGTTCATCATTATGTGGATGGTTTGGGGGATCATCTGATTAGAGACTGTAGGGTTGCATCCCTATCGGATGATGTAGATATTTCTCGCATACAGGCTTTCGCTCAGACTACAGAGGACTTTTCCCGTTGGATTCATGATACTCGCAGGGATAGGGAGCAGAGTAAGAGGGCTCGTACTATGGGGTATTATAGGGAGCCACGAGTTGACTTTAGGCCCCCACTCCATCGATATCCACCTCGGTCAACAGGTAGTTTCCCACCACAGTTGCAGGGCCAGTGGTTTGATCGTTATATTCAGTCAGGACCGGGGCAGAGCTCAGGCCAGCCTGAGGGCTGTCGACAGGAGCGTTCTGCACAGATGAGACAGCTTACTCCTCCATGTACTCAGTGCGGTAAGCTGCACACTGGGCAATGTAGATAG